The following are encoded in a window of Amycolatopsis solani genomic DNA:
- a CDS encoding PadR family transcriptional regulator encodes MRRQRHPFAHERGRTPFGPFGGFGEFPPGFGPGGRGRGHGPGRRGHGGRRSRRGDVRAAILALLAEQPRHGYEIIREIGERSGGFWRPSPGSVYPTLQLLADEGLVVSKDENGKKLFELTDAGRTAAEEQDSTPPWEHIAQDVDPTEVGLAKAGKNLAAAVVQIMRAGTESQQARAAEVLNDARRSLYGILGEDEDESSAPGEAAE; translated from the coding sequence ATGCGTAGGCAACGACACCCCTTCGCCCACGAACGTGGGCGCACCCCTTTCGGGCCCTTCGGTGGTTTCGGCGAGTTCCCCCCGGGTTTCGGCCCCGGTGGACGCGGTCGCGGCCACGGACCGGGCCGGCGGGGTCACGGCGGACGGCGCAGCCGCCGCGGTGACGTCCGCGCCGCGATCCTGGCGCTGCTCGCCGAGCAGCCCCGGCACGGCTACGAGATCATCCGCGAAATCGGCGAGCGCTCCGGCGGCTTCTGGCGGCCGAGCCCCGGCTCGGTCTACCCGACGCTGCAGCTGCTGGCCGACGAAGGCCTGGTCGTCAGCAAGGACGAGAACGGCAAGAAGCTGTTCGAGCTGACCGACGCCGGCCGCACCGCCGCGGAAGAGCAGGACAGCACCCCGCCGTGGGAGCACATCGCGCAGGACGTCGACCCGACCGAGGTCGGGCTCGCCAAGGCGGGCAAGAACCTGGCCGCCGCCGTCGTGCAGATCATGCGCGCGGGCACCGAGAGCCAGCAGGCCCGCGCGGCCGAGGTGCTCAACGACGCCCGGCGCTCGCTCTACGGCATCCTCGGCGAAGACGAGGACGAGTCCTCGGCGCCCGGAGAGGCAGCCGAGTGA
- a CDS encoding class I SAM-dependent methyltransferase, whose translation MRWSSRRTEVVPSPNIWYYQADYERENRAQDSGGEIWRVLREECDWTGRDVLDVGCGDGFHLPVFARDARSVLGVEPHEPLVRSALKRVEGLSNVDVRLGRAQRLPVRSASVDVVHARTAYFFGPGCEPGLAEADRVLRPGGRILIVDLDVTSAPYGGWMRADLPHYDPAVVERFFARAGFGCRRVATEWRFATAADLEAVLKIEFSKPVAEQAIAESLQRNGNRSEDLTLPVGYRVHARRKPTGLVLPGHSAASPGAEDSSSSSPRMP comes from the coding sequence GTGCGGTGGTCGTCGCGGCGCACGGAGGTCGTGCCGAGCCCCAACATCTGGTACTACCAGGCCGATTACGAGCGGGAGAACCGCGCGCAGGACAGCGGCGGCGAGATCTGGCGGGTGCTGCGTGAGGAGTGCGATTGGACCGGCCGGGACGTGCTGGACGTCGGCTGCGGTGACGGTTTCCACTTGCCGGTCTTCGCCCGCGACGCGCGGTCGGTGCTCGGGGTGGAGCCGCACGAGCCGTTGGTGCGAAGCGCGTTGAAGCGCGTCGAGGGACTGTCGAACGTGGACGTCCGGCTCGGCCGGGCCCAGCGGCTGCCGGTCCGCAGCGCGAGCGTCGACGTCGTCCACGCGCGCACGGCGTACTTCTTCGGGCCGGGCTGCGAACCCGGGCTGGCGGAGGCCGACCGGGTCCTGCGGCCGGGCGGGCGGATCCTGATCGTCGACCTCGACGTCACGAGTGCGCCCTACGGCGGCTGGATGCGCGCCGACCTACCGCACTACGACCCCGCCGTCGTGGAACGGTTCTTCGCCCGCGCCGGTTTCGGCTGCCGCCGCGTCGCCACCGAGTGGCGTTTCGCGACCGCCGCGGACCTCGAAGCGGTGCTGAAGATCGAGTTCAGCAAGCCCGTCGCCGAACAGGCGATCGCGGAGTCCTTGCAGCGTAACGGGAATCGAAGCGAAGACCTGACGCTGCCGGTGGGCTACCGCGTGCACGCGCGGCGCAAGCCCACCGGCCTCGTCCTGCCAGGTCACTCGGCTGCCTCTCCGGGCGCCGAGGACTCGTCCTCGTCTTCGCCGAGGATGCCGTAG
- a CDS encoding VOC family protein, which produces MAVGPSSSPSPVPAGIPCWIELACREQAVAERFYGALFGWDYTTQRDPATSDGRYAIASLNNLPVGGLYRAAQGAPLGWVPHLSVPHTASAAEWVEHLGGRLTLGPMPIPQRGTILHAFDACGAPVVFWEVPPDWEFVTGIPNTFSGADLNTHDGVAADHFYTKLFTYGSHQIGDGESLDYVEWLIEHEPVLYRYVMGSEYSLDTPPHWLVYFDIDPARGADAVAGEALMHGGTVVIQPYDTPFGRMAILADPEGAVFAVIDHSRVSEDWGRAEVDDPYDD; this is translated from the coding sequence ATGGCAGTCGGCCCGTCCAGTTCCCCGTCCCCGGTCCCGGCCGGAATTCCGTGCTGGATCGAGCTGGCCTGCCGGGAGCAGGCCGTGGCGGAGAGATTCTACGGTGCCCTCTTCGGCTGGGACTACACCACTCAACGGGACCCGGCGACGTCCGACGGCCGGTACGCCATCGCGTCGCTGAACAACCTTCCCGTCGGCGGCCTCTACCGCGCCGCGCAGGGCGCGCCACTGGGCTGGGTGCCGCACCTGTCCGTGCCGCACACCGCCAGCGCGGCGGAGTGGGTCGAGCACCTCGGCGGGCGCTTGACGCTCGGCCCGATGCCGATCCCGCAGCGCGGCACGATCCTGCACGCCTTCGACGCGTGCGGCGCGCCGGTGGTGTTCTGGGAGGTGCCGCCGGACTGGGAGTTCGTCACCGGGATCCCCAACACCTTCAGCGGCGCGGACCTCAACACCCACGACGGCGTCGCGGCGGATCACTTCTACACCAAGCTCTTCACCTACGGCAGCCACCAGATCGGCGACGGCGAGTCCCTGGACTACGTCGAATGGCTCATCGAGCACGAGCCGGTGCTGTACCGGTACGTGATGGGGTCGGAGTACAGCCTCGATACCCCGCCGCACTGGCTCGTCTACTTCGACATCGACCCGGCCCGCGGCGCCGACGCGGTGGCGGGCGAGGCGCTCATGCACGGCGGCACCGTCGTGATCCAGCCGTACGACACGCCGTTCGGCCGGATGGCGATCCTCGCCGACCCCGAGGGCGCCGTCTTCGCGGTGATCGACCACTCGCGCGTCTCCGAGGACTGGGGCCGCGCCGAGGTCGACGACCCCTACGACGACTGA
- a CDS encoding MFS transporter, whose amino-acid sequence MTTETRAPAKLALTAVCLGFLMITLDATIVNLALPAIGADFGEPSTAALQWVVDAYTVTLAAFLLTWGAAGDRWGSRRVFEAGVAVFVVASVGCALAGDAALLIAARAVQGVGAAALLPSSLALIVHQFPDARERAHALGVWGGMSGAGLAAGPVLGGLAVGLADWRLVFAVNVPVGILAIFLTRRAVTEPPRRETHLDFAGQVSGTVSLAAFVAGFIEAGHAGWAAPETLALLAGGVLAGAVFVAVEKRVAEPVLPLGILKIRNFAVATGIGGLFNFCLYGTLFSLALYLQRAWSLGALAAGLALVPLTAVVGLNAFFSGRLTGRSGPRGPMVAGALAGLAGSIGFALLPADRALVAFAVASVVFGCCSLAMPAMTSLAMNALPGQAGLAAGVLNASRQTGGAIGVALVGALAPAAGMWLVAAGYALVVGLAFAGRQSS is encoded by the coding sequence ATGACCACCGAAACCCGCGCCCCGGCGAAGCTCGCCTTGACCGCCGTCTGCCTGGGCTTCCTGATGATCACGCTCGACGCGACCATCGTGAACCTGGCGCTGCCCGCGATCGGCGCCGACTTCGGGGAGCCGTCGACGGCCGCGCTGCAGTGGGTCGTCGACGCCTACACCGTCACGCTCGCCGCGTTCCTGCTCACCTGGGGCGCCGCCGGCGATCGGTGGGGGTCGCGGCGGGTCTTCGAAGCGGGGGTCGCCGTCTTCGTCGTCGCGAGTGTCGGCTGCGCGCTCGCCGGGGACGCCGCCTTGCTGATCGCCGCGCGGGCCGTGCAGGGGGTCGGGGCCGCCGCGCTGCTGCCGTCGTCGCTCGCCCTGATCGTCCACCAGTTCCCGGACGCCCGGGAACGCGCCCACGCGCTCGGCGTCTGGGGCGGCATGAGCGGGGCCGGGCTCGCCGCCGGGCCGGTGCTCGGCGGGCTCGCCGTCGGCCTCGCCGACTGGCGGCTGGTCTTCGCGGTCAACGTCCCGGTCGGGATCCTCGCCATCTTCCTGACGCGGCGGGCGGTCACGGAACCACCGCGTCGGGAGACGCACCTCGACTTCGCCGGGCAGGTCTCCGGCACGGTGTCGCTGGCCGCGTTCGTCGCCGGGTTCATCGAGGCCGGGCACGCCGGCTGGGCCGCGCCGGAGACCCTCGCGCTGCTCGCCGGGGGAGTGCTGGCCGGTGCGGTGTTCGTGGCCGTGGAGAAGCGCGTCGCCGAACCCGTGCTGCCGCTGGGCATCCTGAAGATCCGGAACTTCGCGGTGGCCACGGGCATCGGCGGCCTGTTCAACTTCTGCCTCTACGGCACGCTCTTCAGCCTGGCGCTGTACCTCCAGCGCGCCTGGTCGCTCGGTGCGCTCGCCGCCGGGCTCGCGCTGGTGCCGCTGACCGCCGTGGTCGGGCTCAACGCCTTCTTCAGCGGACGCCTCACCGGGCGGTCCGGCCCGCGCGGGCCGATGGTCGCGGGCGCGCTGGCCGGGCTGGCCGGGTCGATCGGCTTCGCCCTGCTGCCCGCGGACCGCGCGCTGGTGGCGTTCGCCGTGGCCTCGGTCGTCTTCGGCTGCTGCTCGCTCGCCATGCCGGCGATGACGTCGCTGGCGATGAACGCCTTGCCGGGGCAGGCCGGGCTGGCCGCGGGCGTGCTCAACGCGTCGCGCCAGACCGGGGGAGCGATCGGGGTCGCGCTCGTCGGCGCGCTGGCCCCGGCCGCCGGGATGTGGCTGGTGGCGGCCGGGTACGCGCTGGTGGTGGGGCTGGCGTTCGCTGGGCGTCAGTCGTCGTAG
- a CDS encoding phosphatidate cytidylyltransferase yields the protein MSAAGTAAAETPTAAATPEAEAKKASKAGRNLPAAIGVGLLLGAAIIVSLLTVRFLFIGIIAIAIAVGTVEFAGVLRRVADTRVAMIPVLVGGQAMIWLAWPFGREGALTAFVLTVLACLLWRLPGGAKGYLRDISASVFAAAYLPLFGAFAAMLVPPSDGVGRVLTFLIGVVASDTGGYIAGVLGGKHPMAPTISPKKTWEGFGGSLVGGVVAGALTLSLLLDGHVWQGVIFGVAIVLTATLGDLVESLIKRDLGVKDMGTLLPGHGGIMDRLDSLLPSAVVSWLLLSAFVPLG from the coding sequence TTGTCGGCGGCCGGCACCGCGGCCGCGGAGACGCCGACCGCCGCGGCGACCCCGGAGGCCGAGGCCAAGAAGGCGTCCAAAGCCGGCCGGAACCTGCCCGCGGCCATCGGGGTCGGGCTCCTGCTCGGGGCCGCGATCATCGTTTCCCTGCTCACCGTGCGCTTCCTCTTCATCGGGATCATCGCGATCGCGATCGCGGTCGGCACCGTGGAATTCGCCGGGGTGCTGCGCCGGGTCGCCGACACCCGGGTCGCGATGATCCCGGTGCTCGTGGGTGGGCAGGCGATGATCTGGCTCGCCTGGCCGTTCGGCCGGGAAGGCGCGCTCACCGCGTTCGTCCTCACCGTGCTCGCCTGCCTGCTGTGGCGCCTGCCCGGCGGCGCGAAGGGCTACCTCCGCGACATCAGCGCCTCCGTTTTCGCCGCCGCCTACCTGCCGCTCTTCGGCGCGTTCGCGGCGATGCTCGTGCCGCCGTCGGACGGTGTCGGGCGCGTCCTCACCTTCCTGATCGGGGTCGTCGCCTCGGACACCGGCGGCTACATCGCCGGCGTGCTCGGTGGCAAGCACCCGATGGCTCCCACCATCAGCCCCAAGAAGACCTGGGAAGGCTTCGGGGGTTCGCTGGTCGGCGGGGTCGTCGCCGGCGCTTTGACGCTCAGCCTGCTGCTCGACGGCCACGTCTGGCAGGGCGTCATCTTCGGCGTCGCCATCGTGCTCACCGCGACCCTCGGCGATCTCGTCGAGTCGCTGATCAAGCGCGACCTCGGCGTCAAGGACATGGGCACCCTGCTGCCGGGCCACGGCGGCATCATGGACCGCCTCGACTCGCTGCTGCCCTCGGCCGTCGTTTCCTGGCTGCTGCTTTCCGCGTTCGTCCCGCTGGGCTGA
- the frr gene encoding ribosome recycling factor produces MIDETLLDAEEKMEKAVSVAKDELTSVRTGRASSTMFARIVVEYYGSPTPLNQLASVNVPEARMALIKPYDQTQLGAIEKAIRESDLGVNPSNDGQVIRIVIPQLTEERRKEMVKVAKGKGEDARVSIRSIRRKAKDELDRIAKDGEAGEDDVARAEKELQNLTDTYVHKVDDLVKHKEAELLEV; encoded by the coding sequence GTGATCGACGAGACCCTCCTCGATGCCGAGGAGAAGATGGAAAAAGCGGTGTCCGTCGCCAAGGACGAGCTGACGTCGGTACGCACCGGCCGGGCCTCCTCGACGATGTTCGCGCGGATCGTCGTCGAGTACTACGGCTCGCCGACCCCGCTGAACCAGCTGGCCAGCGTGAACGTGCCGGAAGCCCGGATGGCGCTCATCAAGCCCTACGACCAGACCCAGCTCGGCGCGATCGAGAAGGCGATCCGGGAGTCGGACCTCGGCGTCAACCCGAGCAACGACGGCCAGGTCATCCGCATCGTCATCCCGCAGCTCACCGAAGAGCGGCGCAAGGAGATGGTGAAGGTCGCCAAGGGCAAGGGCGAGGACGCGCGGGTGTCGATCCGCAGCATCCGCCGCAAGGCCAAGGACGAACTGGACCGCATCGCCAAGGACGGCGAGGCCGGCGAGGACGACGTCGCGCGCGCGGAGAAGGAACTGCAGAACCTGACCGACACCTACGTGCACAAGGTCGACGACCTCGTCAAGCACAAGGAAGCCGAGCTGCTCGAGGTCTGA
- the pyrH gene encoding UMP kinase, whose product MGDRVEGGYRRVLLKLGGEMFGGGSIGVDPDVVHSVAQQIADVARTGVQVAVVIGGGNYFRGAELSQRGMDRDRADYMAMLGTVMNCLALQDFLEKEGLPTRVQTAITMGQVAEPYIPRRAERHLEKGRVVIFGAGVGMPYFSTDTAAAQRALELGCEAVLMAKAVDGVYTADPKSDPTAEMFREITHREVLERDLKVADATAFSLCMDNNMPIIVFNLLTEGNIARAVSGERIGTLVSTPADGVPA is encoded by the coding sequence ATGGGTGACCGGGTCGAAGGTGGCTACCGGCGGGTGCTGCTGAAACTGGGCGGCGAAATGTTCGGCGGTGGTTCGATCGGCGTCGATCCGGATGTCGTCCACTCGGTCGCGCAGCAGATCGCCGACGTCGCCCGCACCGGCGTCCAGGTCGCGGTCGTGATCGGTGGCGGCAACTACTTCCGTGGTGCCGAACTCTCGCAGCGCGGCATGGACCGCGACCGCGCCGACTACATGGCGATGCTGGGTACCGTGATGAACTGCCTGGCGCTGCAGGACTTCCTCGAGAAGGAGGGCCTGCCCACCCGCGTGCAGACCGCCATCACGATGGGCCAGGTCGCCGAGCCCTACATCCCGCGCCGCGCCGAGCGGCACCTGGAAAAGGGGCGCGTGGTGATCTTCGGCGCCGGGGTCGGCATGCCGTACTTCTCCACCGACACCGCGGCCGCGCAGCGGGCGCTCGAGCTGGGCTGCGAAGCCGTGCTGATGGCGAAGGCCGTCGACGGCGTCTACACCGCGGACCCGAAGAGCGACCCGACCGCCGAAATGTTCCGCGAGATCACCCACCGCGAGGTGCTGGAGCGGGACCTCAAGGTCGCCGACGCGACGGCGTTCAGCCTCTGCATGGACAACAACATGCCGATCATCGTGTTCAACCTGCTCACCGAGGGGAACATCGCCCGCGCGGTGAGTGGTGAAAGAATCGGCACGTTGGTCAGCACCCCCGCCGACGGGGTGCCGGCCTAG
- the tsf gene encoding translation elongation factor Ts has translation MANYTAADVKRLREMTGAGMMDCKKALEENDGDFDKAVEFLRIKGAKDVGKRAERATAEGLVTGEGGVLIELDSETDFVAKNADFQALAAKVVEVAKKLKTSDVEALKAAELDGKTVGEVIQELSARIGEKLELRRVVAFEGQTATYLHRRGSDLPPAVGVLVEFTGDDAEAARGAAMQVAALRAKYLTREEVPAEIVENERSIAEKTAREEGKPEQAMPKIIEGKVNAYYKDNVLLEQPSVKDNKKTVKALLDEAGVTLTKFARFEVGQA, from the coding sequence ATGGCGAACTACACCGCCGCTGACGTGAAGCGCCTGCGCGAGATGACCGGCGCCGGCATGATGGACTGCAAGAAGGCGCTGGAGGAGAACGACGGCGACTTCGACAAGGCCGTCGAGTTCCTGCGCATCAAGGGTGCCAAGGACGTCGGCAAGCGCGCCGAGCGCGCCACCGCCGAGGGCCTGGTCACCGGCGAAGGCGGCGTCCTGATCGAGCTCGACTCCGAGACCGACTTCGTCGCCAAGAACGCCGACTTCCAGGCGCTGGCCGCGAAGGTCGTCGAGGTCGCGAAGAAGCTCAAGACCTCCGACGTCGAGGCGCTCAAGGCCGCCGAGCTCGACGGCAAGACCGTCGGCGAGGTCATCCAGGAGCTGTCGGCCCGCATCGGCGAGAAGCTCGAGCTGCGCCGCGTCGTGGCCTTCGAAGGCCAGACCGCGACCTACCTGCACCGCCGCGGCTCCGACCTGCCGCCGGCTGTCGGCGTGCTTGTCGAGTTCACCGGTGACGACGCCGAGGCCGCCCGCGGTGCCGCCATGCAGGTCGCCGCGCTGCGCGCGAAGTACCTGACCCGCGAAGAGGTCCCGGCGGAGATCGTCGAGAACGAGCGCTCCATCGCGGAGAAGACCGCGCGGGAAGAGGGCAAGCCGGAGCAGGCCATGCCGAAGATCATCGAGGGCAAGGTCAACGCCTACTACAAGGACAACGTCCTGCTCGAGCAGCCTTCGGTCAAGGACAACAAGAAGACCGTCAAGGCCCTGCTCGACGAGGCCGGCGTGACGCTGACCAAGTTCGCCCGGTTCGAGGTCGGCCAGGCCTGA
- the rpsB gene encoding 30S ribosomal protein S2, whose translation MAVVTMKQLLDSGVHFGHQTRRWNPKMKRYIFTERNGIYIIDLQQTLTYIDRAFEFIKETVAHGGTIMFVGTKKQAQEAIANEAARVGMPYVNQRWLGGMLTNFQTVHKRLLRLKELESREQTGGFEGLTKREILTLTREKDKLEKTLGGIRDMAKVPSAVWIVDTKKEHIAVGEARKLNIPVVAILDTNCDPDEVDYPIPGNDDAIRSAALLTKVVAEAAAAGLMARSSRNGSSADSKPEPGVATDEPLAEWEKELLAGSETAAADATEAAAAVEAPTEQATASS comes from the coding sequence ATGGCCGTCGTCACCATGAAGCAGCTGCTCGACAGCGGCGTGCACTTCGGGCACCAGACTCGTCGGTGGAACCCGAAGATGAAGCGCTACATCTTCACCGAGCGCAACGGCATCTACATCATCGACCTGCAGCAGACGCTGACCTACATCGACCGTGCCTTCGAGTTCATCAAGGAAACCGTCGCGCACGGTGGCACGATCATGTTCGTCGGCACCAAGAAGCAGGCTCAGGAAGCCATCGCCAACGAGGCCGCGCGCGTGGGCATGCCCTACGTCAACCAGCGCTGGCTCGGCGGCATGCTGACCAACTTCCAGACCGTGCACAAGCGCCTCCTCCGCCTGAAGGAGCTCGAGTCGCGGGAGCAGACCGGCGGCTTCGAAGGTCTCACCAAGCGCGAGATCCTGACGCTGACCCGCGAGAAGGACAAGCTCGAGAAGACCCTCGGCGGTATCCGCGACATGGCCAAGGTGCCGAGCGCGGTGTGGATCGTCGACACGAAGAAGGAGCACATCGCCGTCGGCGAGGCTCGCAAGCTGAACATCCCGGTCGTCGCGATCCTGGACACCAACTGCGACCCGGACGAGGTCGACTACCCGATCCCGGGCAACGACGACGCGATCCGGTCGGCCGCGCTGCTGACCAAGGTCGTCGCCGAGGCCGCGGCCGCCGGTCTGATGGCGCGCTCCAGCCGCAACGGTTCGTCGGCCGACTCGAAGCCGGAGCCGGGTGTCGCCACGGACGAGCCGCTGGCCGAGTGGGAGAAGGAGCTGCTCGCCGGCTCCGAGACCGCCGCCGCCGACGCGACCGAGGCCGCTGCCGCCGTCGAGGCCCCGACCGAGCAGGCGACCGCCTCCTCCTGA
- a CDS encoding M23 family metallopeptidase has product MLPPSRPIGSAAQDVRQPRLSWPLSPVPVVMKYFDAPETPYGAGHRGVDLAAGPGQEVLAADAGVVVFVGPVGGRTVMSVDHDGGLRTTYEPIAPKVAVGEQVYRGQVLGTVLAGHPGCLVAACLHWGVRRGDEYVDPLALTGEVGEYRLKAWGGGL; this is encoded by the coding sequence CTGCTGCCCCCGTCTCGGCCGATCGGGTCGGCGGCGCAGGACGTGCGGCAGCCGCGGCTGTCCTGGCCGCTGTCACCCGTTCCGGTGGTCATGAAGTACTTCGACGCCCCCGAAACGCCCTACGGTGCCGGGCACCGCGGGGTCGACCTCGCCGCCGGGCCCGGGCAGGAGGTGCTCGCGGCCGATGCGGGGGTCGTCGTGTTCGTCGGGCCGGTGGGCGGGCGGACCGTCATGTCCGTCGACCACGACGGCGGCCTGCGCACCACCTACGAGCCCATCGCGCCGAAAGTGGCCGTCGGTGAGCAGGTCTACCGGGGGCAGGTGCTCGGGACCGTCCTCGCCGGCCACCCCGGCTGCCTCGTGGCGGCCTGCCTGCACTGGGGCGTGCGGCGGGGCGACGAGTACGTCGATCCCCTGGCCCTGACCGGCGAGGTGGGCGAATACCGGCTCAAGGCGTGGGGAGGTGGTCTGTGA
- a CDS encoding FliA/WhiG family RNA polymerase sigma factor: MTAGPHVTEAAGVTTHGEAAVPADSRAGYDVDAGIAALWRQFADSPDQASRDRLVLHYAPLVKYVAGRVGTGLPTHVDVGDLVQSGIFGLVDAIEKFDPERGLRFETYAMQRIRGAILDDLRSQDWVPRAVRSKAKEAERAMERLGARLHRTPTDAELAAELGIGLDDLRDFYGQLQLTSVVALEDLVAAGKDSGSLVDTLPDDDAVDPVAVLVDQDNRRQLAQAIAQLTERDKIVVSLYYFESLTLAEIGKVLGVTESRVSQLHTRAVMRLRAKLVEQTGT, translated from the coding sequence ATGACCGCAGGACCGCACGTGACCGAAGCCGCCGGAGTGACCACTCACGGTGAGGCCGCCGTGCCCGCGGACTCCCGCGCCGGCTACGACGTCGACGCCGGGATCGCGGCGCTGTGGCGGCAGTTCGCCGACAGCCCCGACCAGGCGTCGCGCGATCGGCTCGTGCTGCACTACGCCCCGCTGGTCAAGTACGTCGCGGGCCGGGTCGGCACCGGCCTGCCCACCCACGTCGACGTCGGTGACCTCGTGCAGTCGGGCATCTTCGGCCTCGTCGACGCGATCGAGAAGTTCGACCCCGAGCGCGGCCTGCGCTTCGAGACGTACGCGATGCAGCGCATCCGCGGCGCGATCCTCGACGACCTCCGTTCCCAGGACTGGGTGCCCCGCGCGGTCCGCAGCAAGGCCAAGGAGGCCGAGCGCGCGATGGAGCGCCTCGGCGCCCGCCTGCACCGCACCCCGACCGACGCGGAGCTCGCCGCGGAGCTCGGCATCGGCCTCGACGACCTGCGCGACTTCTACGGTCAGCTGCAGCTGACCAGCGTCGTCGCGCTGGAAGACCTGGTGGCCGCCGGCAAGGACAGCGGCTCCCTGGTCGACACGCTGCCCGACGACGACGCCGTCGACCCGGTCGCGGTGCTCGTCGACCAGGACAACCGCCGCCAGCTGGCGCAGGCCATCGCCCAGCTCACCGAGCGGGACAAGATCGTCGTCAGCCTCTACTACTTCGAGAGCCTGACCCTCGCCGAGATCGGCAAGGTCCTCGGCGTCACGGAGTCGCGGGTCAGCCAGCTGCACACCCGGGCCGTCATGCGCCTGCGGGCCAAGCTCGTCGAGCAGACCGGCACCTGA
- a CDS encoding tyrosine recombinase XerC, which yields MPSPRSGRARRPDLRALRAALPEPVRAVVTGYERHLGLERGLSAHTVRAYVGDAVSLLGFVVDGGGALADLDLARLRAWLAAQQSGGASRTTLARRAASARTFTAWAHRTGALATDPGGRLAAPRAHRTLPGVLRAGQAGEVMQASAAGAEQRDPVALRDRAIVELLYATGIRVSELCGLDVGGADFSRRVVTVLGKGAKERVVPFGIPAAAALTDWIDEGRPKIVAESGGDGAEPALFLGVRGKRVDPRAVRRVVHDAVTAVPGALDMGPHGLRHSAATHLLEGGADLRSVQELLGHATLATTQLYTHVTVDRLKAIHDRAHPRA from the coding sequence ATGCCGTCACCACGCTCCGGCCGGGCCCGCCGTCCCGACCTGCGCGCGCTCCGGGCCGCGCTGCCCGAGCCCGTCCGGGCCGTCGTCACCGGGTACGAACGGCACCTCGGGCTCGAGCGGGGCCTGTCCGCGCACACCGTCCGCGCGTACGTCGGCGATGCGGTGTCGCTGCTGGGCTTCGTCGTGGACGGCGGGGGCGCCCTCGCCGACCTCGACCTCGCCCGGCTGCGGGCGTGGCTCGCCGCGCAGCAGTCCGGCGGGGCGAGCCGCACGACGCTCGCGCGGCGGGCCGCCTCGGCCCGGACCTTCACCGCGTGGGCGCACCGGACCGGCGCCCTGGCCACCGACCCGGGCGGCCGGCTCGCCGCCCCGCGGGCGCACCGCACCCTGCCCGGGGTGCTGCGTGCCGGCCAGGCCGGGGAGGTCATGCAGGCGTCGGCGGCGGGTGCGGAGCAGCGCGATCCGGTCGCACTGCGTGATCGCGCGATCGTCGAGCTGCTCTACGCGACCGGCATCCGCGTGTCCGAGTTGTGCGGGCTGGACGTCGGCGGGGCCGATTTCTCCCGTCGTGTCGTCACGGTCCTCGGCAAGGGCGCCAAGGAGCGCGTGGTCCCGTTCGGCATCCCGGCGGCCGCGGCGCTGACCGACTGGATAGACGAGGGGCGGCCGAAGATCGTCGCCGAAAGCGGTGGTGACGGCGCTGAGCCCGCGCTTTTCCTCGGGGTCCGGGGCAAACGCGTCGACCCGCGGGCGGTGCGGCGCGTGGTGCACGACGCCGTCACGGCGGTGCCCGGAGCGCTCGACATGGGGCCGCACGGCCTGCGTCATTCCGCTGCGACGCATCTGCTGGAGGGGGGCGCGGATCTCAGGAGCGTTCAGGAACTGCTTGGTCACGCTACGCTTGCCACGACGCAGCTCTACACTCATGTGACCGTCGACCGGTTGAAAGCGATCCATGACCGAGCGCATCCCAGGGCCTGA